CCTGCCCGAAACGAGCTATCCGGAGAGCCTCGCCCACAACCTTTCTCCACGTGTTGCCCGCGAGTTCGACCGCCCGTTCGACGTCCTTCTCCAGGACGAGCTCTGTCACCCCTCGCTCGTGGGGCTGAACCGTCGACTCGACGCCGAGTACCCGATCGTCTCGGTCGTCCACCACCTCCGCGCGAGCGAGTCGACGGGTCTCGAACGCCGGCTGGTCGGCGCGATCGAACGCGCGTACCTTTCGACGGTCGACGCCGTGATCTGCAACAGCCGCCCCACCCGCGCCGCGGTCTCACGGCTGACGGATGTCCCAGGAATGGTTGCGTGGCCGGGTGCGGACCGATTCGACGGTCTCCCGTCCGACGAGGAGATCGCGAAACGCGCCCGACGCGAGCCCTTCGAGGTGATTTTCGTCGGCAACCTCATTCCGCGCAAGGGCCTCGACTCGCTGGTTCGCGGGCTCGCAGGGACCGACGCAGACTGGCGGCTCACGGTCGTCGGGGGCGAGAGCGATCCCGACTACAGTGGGAAAATCCACGACCTCGTTTCTGAATTGGGGCTCGAAGACCGGGTCGAGTTCACGGGCTGGCTCGACGACGACGCGCTCGCCGCATGTCTCGAATCGTCGGATCTCTTGGCCGTCCCCTCGACCCACGAGGGCTTCGGCATCGTCTACCTCGAAGGGATGGCGTTCGGCCTCCCCGCGCTCGCCACCACGGCGGGCGGGGCTCGTGACCTCGTGACCGACGGCGAGACGG
The nucleotide sequence above comes from Halalkalicoccus subterraneus. Encoded proteins:
- a CDS encoding glycosyltransferase family 4 protein codes for the protein MHIGLVVYGDLEPRSGGYRYDRRLVEGLRARGDRVDVISLPETSYPESLAHNLSPRVAREFDRPFDVLLQDELCHPSLVGLNRRLDAEYPIVSVVHHLRASESTGLERRLVGAIERAYLSTVDAVICNSRPTRAAVSRLTDVPGMVAWPGADRFDGLPSDEEIAKRARREPFEVIFVGNLIPRKGLDSLVRGLAGTDADWRLTVVGGESDPDYSGKIHDLVSELGLEDRVEFTGWLDDDALAACLESSDLLAVPSTHEGFGIVYLEGMAFGLPALATTAGGARDLVTDGETGFLVDPGDHGAITRAIETCAGDRDRLVGMSLAARRRFERHPTWDAMAGRIRAFLETRLA